TTTGGCTCGATCTGCAGCACGCCGCGCACCACGCCGTCAGCATCCATGGCAAGGCTTGCCACCCGCATCTGGCCGCCTTCGCTTCTTGCCCAGTCGGTAATTTCGGCCTGCGCGGCTTGCCCGCCACCGAGAAGGGCGGCGAATACGACGGCGAGGCGAAGATGTGAAAATCGAAAGAATATCCTGACGCTCATGCTTCCCGTCTAACCCAACATCGGCCAGTGGACCAGTTACGAATTCGTGCGGTTCATCATTTTCGGTTGATTGATCGGGCGCTATGCCGCATCCTACGCACTGTCGAAGTGCGAACGCCGTTTTCCGTGCAAGGATGGAATTCGGTCTGCTGGAGGCGCCGGTGAGCTTTTCAACCCTGATGGACAAACGCGAACGTGGCTCTTTCGATAGCCAGTTCCTGATCGCCATGCCGGGGCTGGACGATGGCAATTTTGCCCGTTCGGTGATCTATATCTGCGCCCATTCGGACGCCGGCGCCATGGGCTTCATCATCAACCGCCCGCAGCAGATTACCTTCACGGACATTCTGCTGCATCTGAAGCTGGTGGATAGCAACGACGCGATCATGCTGCCCAACCGCACCCGCGAATTTCCGATCCAGTGCGGCGGCCCGGTCGAATCCGGCCGCGGTTTCGTGCTGCATTCGGATGATTATTTGAGCGAATCCTCCATTCCGGTCAGCGATGATATTTCGCTGACGGCGACGCTCGATATCGTCCGAGCCATCTCCAATGGCCGCGGCCCGCAAAAGGCGACCATGATGCTCGGTTATGCCGGCTGGGGTCCGGGCCAGCTGGAAAACGAGATCGCCAATAATGGCTGGCTGAATTGCCCGGCGGCGGAAGAGCTGATCTTCGACCGTGGTCTGGACAATAAATATGAGCGGGCGCTGGCCCTGATGGGCGTCGATGCCCGTATGCTCTCCACGGATGCCGGGCACGCCTGAGCCCATTTTGTTCTCGATTGTTTTTTGCTGGAACCAAATCCTGATCCCTGACGTTACTCACCCGGAAAGCCGAACAGAAAGTACGGCTTAACTAGGGAGAAGTAAAATGGGTAGCACATCTGACAAGATCGCCGGTAAAACCAATGAAGTTGCCGGCAAGGTGAAGAAGAACGTCGGCGAAGCGACGGGCAATAATGAATTGCGCGCCAAGGGTGCCGCCCAGGAAACCAAGGGCAAGGTGCAGACTTCTGTCGGCAAGGCGAAGGATGCCGTCAAGGGCGCCGTCGACCGCATGTAATATTGCATGAATTGATGCGCCCCTCCCACAACAGGGCGCGTGGAGCGCATGTGTTATGGCACATGCGCTCTTGTCGTGCGTGGGCCAAGGCTGACACGTTCGTCATGCCGGTATCTTATGTCTGCCTTTCCTCCTCCGACCATTGCAAGGGTGTCACCCGTGAAGCTTTTCTCCTGCGCGTCCTGCGGCCAACCTGTTCATTTCGACAATCGCTTCTGTGTCGCCTGCGGCCACCGTCTGGCCTTCGTGCCGGAACGGCTGTCCATGGAAGCGCTCGCACCTGCGGGTGAACCGAACTGGCAGATCATCGCGGAGCCGGATAGGCAGGTGCGGTTCTGCGCCAATGAGGTGAACGATATCTGCAACTGGTCGGTGCCGGCGGAAAGCGCCAGCGCCTTTTGCCCGGCCTGTAGCCATAATCGCCTGGTGCCAGACATTGCAACGGAAGAGGGGATCGAGCAGTGGCGCGGCATCAGCCAGGCCCAGCGGCACCTGTTTTATTCGATCCTGAAGCTTGGCCTGCCGCATCCCAACCGTGATGCTGATCCCGCCGGCGGTCTCGTTTTTGACTTTCTGGTGGATGAGGTGGCACCCGATGGCTCCATCATTCCCGCCATGACCGGTCACGACGAAGGCCTGATCGCCATTCGCGCCGCAGAGGCCGATGATGCGACGCGCGAACAGGTACGCGCCAATATGAATGAGCCCTATCGCACCATGCTCGGCCATTTCCGCCACGAGGTCGGGCATTTTATCTGGAACAAGCTGGTGCGGGACGCGAACCGGCTGGAAGCCTGCCGCGCCGTTTTCGGCGACGAGCGCGAGGATTACGCTGCCGCCCTGCAGCGCAATTACGAGGGCGGGCCGCGACCAGACTGGCAGGAGAATTTCATCAGCTCCTATGCCTCGGTCCACCCATGGGAGGATTTCGCCGAATGTTTTGCCCATTATCTGCATATCGTCGATACGCTGGAGACGGCGCGCGCCTTCGGTGTGGCGATAGACCCCGACGGACATGAGGAAATGGCGGCGGAGGTGACCTTCGATCCCTATAGGGCCCGCAGTGCCGCACAGCTGGTCAAGGCCTGGATTCCGCTCAGCGTCGCCATCAATTCCATTCAGCGTAGCATGGGGGAGGCGGACCTTTATCCCTTCGTGCTGACGCCGCCGGTGGTGGCGAAGATGGAGTTCGTTCACGACCTCCTGCATGGGACGGTGGCGGCGGACGCGCCGCAGATGGCGATGGGTCAGTGATCGTTTGGCGAGAAATCCAAGACTTTTGAGGAGAAGGAATAATCTCTCCTCCGTCATCCTCGGGCTTGTCCCGAGGATCTGCCAATGGTCATTTTAGGATGCGTGATTAGATCCTCGGGACGAGCCCGAGGATGACGTCGTACTCGTCTAGGGCAGACACATCACCGCACCCCTTCGCTCAAGACGCCCGCTTCGTCGGCTGGAACCGCTCCCGCAGCAGCTTCAGCGCTGCATCGCCGGAAACCGGGGTGCCGAACATGAAGCTCTGGCCGAAATGGCAGTTCATGCGCGCCAGTTCCGCCGCATCCTCGGGCGTTTCGATGCCTTCCGCCACCACCTGCATATCGAGCGCGCGCGCCATGGCGATGACCGAGCGCAGGAGCACGTTGCGCTTGTCGCTGGTATTGGCCACCAGCGCCTTGTCGAGCTTGATGGTGTCGAAGGGGAAGCGGGTGAGATAGGCGAGCGACGAATAGCCGGTGCCAAAATCATCCATGGCGAGGCTGAGGCCCGTTTCCTTGAGTTTGGAAAGCACAAGCCGCGCCTGTTCCGGGTTTTCCATCACGACGGATTCGGTCAGTTCCAGCTTCAGCTGTTGCGGATTGCAGCGGGTGCGGGTCAGCATGCCGCGCACATCGTTGTACAATTCGTTGTTCAGCAATTGCGCGCTGGAAATATTGACAGAAATGAAGATCGGCATCTTGTCGATGGCATGCTGCCAGTCCATCAGGTCGGTCGCCGCCCGTTCCAGTGCGAACATGCCGAGAGGCTCGATCAGGCCGGAAGCCTCCGCAATCGGAATGAACTCGCTCGGCGGAATATTGCCGCGCTTGGGATGTTCCCAGCGCATCAGGGCCTCGAAACCGGCCAGCGCGCCATCGTCAAGCTTGACGATCGGCTGATAGGCGAGGGACAGCTCCTTGCGCTCGATGGCGCGGCGAAGGTCGCTTTCCATCTGCAGGCGGTCGGTGCCGGACGTGCGGAAGGCGGGGCGGAACGGCTCGACGCGGTTTCCGCCGGCGCGCTTGGCGCGATACATGGCCAGTTCGGCGTCGCTCAGCAGCCCGGCCGCACTTTCCTGCTGGTCGATCCACGAGACGAGGCCGATGGAGGCGGTGAGGATGATTTCGCGATTGGCGAAATTGATCGGCACCATGATCGCCTTGTTCACCGCATCGGCGAAATCGGCAACCCGCTGCGGATCGCGCTCGGAGGTCAGGATCAGGCCGAATTCATCACCACCGAGACGCGCTAGCGTATCCTGCGGTTTCAGCAGGCGGCGCAGGCGCCGGGTGAGCGCAATCAGAATATTGTCGCCGGCGGCAATGCCGAGTGTGTCATTGACCAGCTTGTAACGGTCGATATCGATCGCCATCACGGTCGGCCGCACGCCCTCGCTATCGGGGGACAGGTTGAGGATCGATTGCAGGCGGTCGAGGAAGACCTGACGGTTCGGAAGCCCGGTCAGATTGTCGTTCATCGCATCCTGCAACAGCCGCTCGACCGAATTTTTCTGTTCGGTGATATCGGTGATGGTGCCGACGCAGCGGATGATTTCGCCGTTGGAGCCAAGCACCGGACGGGCGCGGATTTGCAGCCAGTGGAAATGGCCGTCTTCGGCGCGAATGCGGAATTCGTGGTTGAGGCGGCCTTTGCGGTGATCGAGCAGCACGTCAAGCGTCGCCTTGAACCGGTCGCGGTCGTCCGGATGCAGACGTGGCAGCCAGTTACGGGCCGCGCCATGCATGGTGCCAGGTTCCAGCCCCAGTCGGTTGGAAATGTCAGGCGTGGTGACGATGCGGTCACGTGTCACGTCCCAGTCCCACACGGTGTCGCCACTGCCCGTCAGCGCCAGCGATTGGCGCTCGAGATCGGAGAACAGGCCCTGCTGATAGGCGCTGCCGGCAAAGGCATGCTGAATGACGGTGAAGCCGATCAGCAGCACGATCAGCACCAGCCCGCCGCCAAGTGCGGGCTGCACGATGTCGTTGTCCAATTGTCCCGTTACCGTCAGCCAGCTGCCGAACAGCCAGACGAGAATGAGTGCCCAGGAGGGCACGAGCAAAATCGCCCGGTCGTAACGGTTGAAGCCGAGATAGATAATGAGCGCGATACCGGCCGTCGCCGTCAGCGCAAAGGAGACGCGGGCGATACCCGAGGCGACCGAAGGATCGTAGATCGCCACGCCAAACAGCAGCGCCAGACCCACCACCCACGCAAACGTCGCGTAGCCCAGATGCGCGTGCCATCGGTTCAGGTTGAGATAGGTGAAGAGGAAGACCACGAAGCTGGAGGCGAGCGCCACTTCGGCGCCCGCCCGCCATATTCGTTGATCGCTTGAGGTGACGGTGATGAGTTTTTCGAGGAAACCGAAATCGACGCAGATATAAGCGAGCACCGCCCATGCCAGTGCGGCCGATGCCGGCAGGACCGAGGTGCCCTTGACCACGAAAAGGATGGTCAGAAGCACGGCCAGCAGGCCGGCAATGCCGAGCACGATGCCGCGATAGAGCGTGAAGGCGTTGATCGTGTCCTTGTAGGCTTCCGGTTCCCAGAGATAGATCTGCGGCAACTGCGGCGTGGAAAGCTCGGCGACGAATGTGATGACGGAGCCGGGATTGAGCGTGATGCGGAACACGTCGGCATCCGGGCTCGGCTGCCGGTCGAGTGCGAAGCCTTCGCTCGGGGTGATGGCGATGATGCGCTGCGAGCCGAGATCGGGCCAGAACAGCTTGGAATTGACGAGACGGAAATGCGGCGCGACGATCACCCGCTCCAGCTGCTCCTCGGAGACGTTGGCGAGCGCAAAGACAGCCCAGTCACCCTGATGGTCTTCGGAACTGGCGCGCACTTCGATACGGCGGCGGATGCCGTCAGGGCCGGGTGCGGTCGAGACCTGAAAGGCTTCGCCCTGATTGGCATAGATATCGGTCGTTGCGGTGAGATCGAGCGCCGTGTCGTCACGGGAAATCTTCACCGGTTCGAAAGCGTAGGAATGAGAGGCAAAAAGCACGAAAAGAAGGAAAAACGGCACAGCCAGTGCGATTGCCGCCAGACGTTTCGACAGGCACGGCGCAGTGTGATTGTAGGTCATGTATCGTACTTCGTTCCGCCGGAGCTTTGCTTGTCGGCAAGAAGGGAAAACATCATATGATCCCGCCATTGGCCATTGATTTTCAGATATTCCCGCAAGAGGCCTTCCCGCTGGAACCCGGCATTTTCGAGAAGCCGGATGCTTTTGAAGTTTTCCGGAATACAGGCTGCCTCGATACGGTGCAACTGAAGTCCGTTAAAGATGTAGGGTATTACCAATTTTAATGCGGCAGACATATGGCCTCGTGCCGCGTGCCGTTCGCCTGTCCAGTAGCCGATCATGCAGCTTTGTGCGGCGCCCCGGCGGATGTAACCGATGGTGATGCCGCCGACGAGCAGGGTTTCTTTTTCGAACAGCAGAAACGAGACGGCGGTGCCGGAGGAAAATTCCTGGCCGTTGCGCACCACGCGCATGCGGAAGGCGCCTTCGGTCAGCTCATCCGGGCGCCAGGTCGGCTCCCAGGGCTGAAGAAACTGCCGGCTTTCCGAGCGTAGCACATGCCATTGCTTGAAATCGCTGTAACGCGGCAGTCTGAGGAGATGATCGGCGCTGCGCAGTTCCGGCGTGTCGTTATGTCGGGAAAGAAAACGCAGCATTCACGATCCCTGGGCGGCAGATATCGCCATCCGCAAGCGGGACGGCGAAAAAGATGAGCGGTCTTCGCCTTTAAGTCCCGCTCTCATAGTGGTTTATCCGTTCGCCTTTATCCTTGCAGGCTGCTGCGCGGACAGCGCGGCAGTGATGTCTGAAAGCGGCGGCAGCTGTTCCAGCGGGCCAATGGCAGACAATGTCGGAACTGTATCGAAAAATAGCCGGCCTGCAAGATCGGTCAGGCGCTCCCGGGTGATGTCCTCGAGGCGCGTCATCATTTCTTCATTGGGGATGGGGCGGCCGTAAAGCATCATCTGCCGGGCAATCTGGCCGGCGCGGGCAGCCGGGCTTTCCTGTCCCATCAGCAATTGCGCCCGAATCTGTGCGCGGGCGCGGTTGATTTCGTCCTGATGGATAGTCTCAGAAGACTTGCGCAATTCATCGACGATGACGGGTATCAGTTCCGGCAGGTCATTGCCGCCGGTCGCCGCATGCACGCCGAAAATGCCGGTATCGGAAAAACCCCAATGGAAGGCATAAACGGAATAACACAGGCCGCGCGCCTCGCGCACTTCCTGGAAGAGACGCGATGACATGCCGCCGCCGAGAATATTGGCGAGAATCTGTGAGCAATAGAAGTCGCGGGCGTGATAGGCCTTGCCCTCGAAACCGAGCAGCACCTGCGCATCCATCAGGTCGCGGGTCTCGCGGATTTCCCCGCCGGTATAGATCGCCTTTTCCATGACGGGCGGTGCCGCCGGCACGAGCGGCAGCGAGGCAAAACGCTCTTCCACCTGCTTCACAAAGCTTTCGTGATCGACCGCGCCGGCGGCGACGACGAAAATCCGGTCCGTCGTGTAATTGCGGGCGAGATAATGCCTGATCTCACCGCTCGTGAAGGATTGCACGGTGTCGGGCGTGCCGAGGATCGGCCGGCCAATGGTCTGGTCGCGATAGGCGACGCCGGAGAAATTGTCGAAGATCACGTCGTCAGGCGTATCGGTCGCAGCGCCGATTTCCTGGAGAATGACGTTTTTCTCGCGCTCCAGCTCGTCTTCGTCGAACAGCGATTCCGTCAGGATATCAGCAAGGATATCGACCGCGAGAGGAACATGGTCTTTCAGGACGCGGGCATAATAGGAGGTTGTTTCCGTCGATGTTGCGGCGTTGACTTCGCCACCGACGTTTTCGATCTCTTCGGCGATCTGCCGGGCGGTGCGGCGCGCCGTACCCTTGAAGGCCATATGTTCGAGAAGATGGGCGATGCCGTGCTCGGCAGTCGTCTCGTTGCGGGACCCGGATTTGATCCACACCCCAAGAGCAACGCTTTCGAGATGTGGCATTCTTTCCGTAACAACGGTCAACCCGGACGAAAGCCGGGTCACATTAACTCTCATACTCAACGTCTTTCCGCGTCTCTATTTGCCGGCGCGTGCATGTTGGCCGATGAAGGTTTCCACGGCTTTCAGCTCTGCGTCCAGAATGTCGAAACGCTCCTCCCGGTTCATAATGTCAGCTAGCCATACTGGAAGCGCAGGCTCGATTGCGCAAGCGGATTTTACAGCGGCCGGGAATTTAGCCGGGTGGGCGGTCGACAGAACCACCATCGGGCTTCCCGCTTTTTCGTGCTTCTCAGCCACGAAAACGCCGGTCGCCGTATGCGGGTCGATCAGGTATCCGGTCTTTTCAAGTGTGTCGCGAATGGTCGCCGCAACCTGCTTTTCGGTGGCGCGGCCGGCACGGAAATCCTTTTTGATGAATTTCAGTGCCTTCGGCGGAATTTCAAACGCGCCGGACTGCTTCAGGCCATCCATGGACGCCTTCACCGCAGCGGAATCGCGATCATAGGCTTCAAACAGCAGGCGTTCGAAGTTGGACGAAATCTGGATATCCATCGAAGGCGAGGTGGTGGGCTTGACGCCGCGCATCTCGTAACGGCCGGTCTTCAGCGTGCGTGCCAGAATGTCGTTGTCATTGGTGGCGATGACCAGCTTGTCGATCGGCAGCCCCATCTTCTTGGCGACGTAACCGGCGAAGATATCGCCGAAATTGCCTGTCGGAACGGTGAAGGAAATCTTCCGGTCCGGGCCGCCGAGCGACAGCGAGGCGGTGAAATAATACACCACCTGCGCCATGATGCGCGCCCAGTTGATGGAGTTGACGCCGGAAAGCTTCACGCCGTCGCGGAACTTCACGTCGTTGAACATCTCTTTGACCAGCGTCTGGCAATCGTCGAAATTGCCGTTGATCGCCAGCGCATACACGTTGGAAGCGGTGGATGTCGTCATCTGGCGCTGCTGCACCGGCGAGACCTTGCCGTTCGGGAAAAGGATGAAGATATCGGTGCGTTCGCGCCCGGCAAAGGCATCGATCGCCGCACCGCCGGTGTCGCCCGATGTGGCGCCGACAATGGCGGCGCGCTCGCCGCGTTCCGTCAGCGTATAGTCCATCAGGCGGGCGAGAAGCTGCATCGCCACATCCTTGAAGGCGAGCGTGGTGCCATGGAAAAGCTCCAGCACGAAGGTGTTCGGGCCGGTCTGCGTCAGTGGCACGACGGCAGGGTGACGGAACGTCGAATAGGCGTCGTCGATCATCGCCTTGAACTTGTCGGCCGGAATTTCGCCGCCGGTGAAACGGTAGAGAACCTCGAAGGCGACGTCCTGATAGGATTTTCCGCGCAGGTTGCGGATTTCCTTCTTCGACATGGAAGGCCACTCGCGCGGCACGTAAAGCCCGCCGTCACGGCCAAGGCCTGCCAGCAGCGCGTCGCAGAAACCAAGCGAAGGGGCCGCACCCCTGGTCGATACATATTTCACGAGATAGTCCCTTGTCCTTAACCGGTCTGTCCGTGCCGTTACCGGCTCTTTATCAGCAGCATCCCGCCGGAATGAGGCGATTGGCGAGGTAATGAAGGGCTTTTTTGAAAATTCAAGCAAAACCGAACATGCCAATCGATTTTTTCCGGCGTCGCTGCTATAGACCATCGCCAACCTGCGTGAAAGGTCAATAAACAGCGTCTCCGGTTCGGTTCCGGGACAATGGAGAGGGAATTAGAAGAGTGTCAGGGAATTTCTTGCGTTTGTCCGCCGCGATGTCGCTTCTGGCCGTCGTTGCAGGATGTAATTCCTCCAATCCGTCGGACTCGCTTGCCGTCAATCCTCCGGCCGCGCAGGCCAATGCCGTCACCCCGGTGGTGCAGGCCAACTGCCCGACGGTGACGGTTCTCGACGCCAATGCCGTGCATCGCGTTTACGCCGGTGGCGCCAAGGACGATCCGCAGAAACTCGCCTATCAGGTGTCGCTGTCAGATACGACACGGTCCTGCTCCGCCAATGAATCGACGCTGACGGTGAACGTCCTGGCGCAGGGCCGCCTCGTTCCCGGACCGATGGCCAAGCCCGGCCGCGTCACCGTACCGATCCGCGTGACGGTGAAGGACGGCGACGGCGAGATTTTCGGCGAAACGACCAATTTCGCCATCGACGTTTCGGCAGGCGGAGCGGGCACACAGTTCATCTTCAACAACGACCACGTCGCCATTCCCAACGGACCGGGCGGCGCGGCGCGGTCTGTCAGCGTCTATATCGGATTTGCCGAGCAGGGTGCGAAGGCCAAGACCAAGCGCCGGTGATTTGGCGAGCCGGAGCCTCTTTTTGCATGCTTTGGCTCAAGTGGACTACAAACCGCTACCCATCCGCGACGTCATCCTCGGCCCTGTGCCGAGGATCTAATTACGTCGAATAAAATCAATCGGTTGCAGATGCTCGGGACAGCCCCGAGCACATGACGCAGGGGAGGGTTTTGCGTTTCATCGGCTGTTCTGCCACGGTTGGTAAGCAGCCATCAGCGACGCCGGGCCTCTCGATACTCGTCCATGGCTATAAAAAAGGCAGGCGGCAAAACGTCCCTGGCAGGACGCAAATTGTCCAACTCGTCATCCGTCATCTCAGGAAAGTCGATCGCATCCCAGTCCGCTTCGGTATAACCACAGCCGGGTCGGAATTCCTTTTGCGTCTGGGATGTGACCACATTTACCTCCTCAAAAAGCGCCTTCCCACTCCGCCATCGCCGCGATCACGGCCGGCAGGTCCTGCATGCGCGAGATCACCGTTTCCGCACCCGCATCCGTCAGCCGGTCGGCGTGGCTCGGATAGGTGTGGGATGCGCCGGTGAAGCCGATGACGCGCATGCCGGCGGCTCTCGCGCCGTGAATGCCGTGCACGGAATCCTCGACCACGACGACCCGATCGGGCGAGACGCCAAATTGCGCCGCGCCATGCAGGAAGATATCCGGCTTCGGCTTCACGCGGTCGGCGCCGAGATCCTTGGCGGAATAGATATGCGGCGCGAAATAGGGTTTCAGGCCCACCTTCGTCAGCATCATGTCGAGGCGGTGGCTCGAGGAGTTCGAGCAGATGCAGCGCGGCGTCGTCAGGCGCGAGAGCGCGAACTTTACGCCGTCGATGATCTTCACGTCGCGTTCCAGCCGCATGTCGAGCAGCTTTTCAGACTTGTCGAGCAGCGATGCGGAGAGCGGAATGCTGGCTTCGCTTTCCACCTGCAGGAGGATGTTCTTCCAGGTCATGCCAGCGAAGCGCTCGCCCATTTCCTCGACGGAGATCGGGTAACCGGCCTCGGTCAAAAGGCGGGATTCCACCTGGGCGGCGATGATTTCGGAGTCGACCAGAACGCCGTCGCAGTCGAAAATAATGAGGTCGAAGCCGCTCATGGGCGCTCCCTTTATCGGATTTGCTCGGAAGAAAATGATGCCGGGCTTTTAGACCATGTCCGCGCCAAGCTCAACCGGTTCGCCCGCAAGGGTCGGTCCCGCCGGGCTCATAGCTTGGCGAGGAATGGGTTAGCGGCTGCCGGGCTTCGAATATTCGGTTTGACGTCCCTAAAAACCGCTACACAGGGCCGCGGCATTTGCGTTAAGGGATAATATGCCCAAGCCAGAAAAAACCACGCCCGAAGACACCATCGCCGCACGCATCAGCCGCACTCTGGCCGAGCGCATCGTTCGTGGTGAGCTGTCGCCGGGCGAACGTCTGCGGCAGGATCATATCGCCGCCGAATTCGGCGCTTCGCATGTGCCGGTGCGCGAGGCCTTCCGCCGGCTGGAAGCGCAGGGGCTGGCCGCCAGCATTCCGCGCCGGGGTGTGCGGGTCGCGGATTTCGGGCTCGACGATGTGCGCGAGGTTGCGGAAATGCGCGCGGCCCTCGAGGTGCTGGCGCTGCGCCACGCTATTCCCAACATGACCCCTGCCATTCTCGATCAGGCGGAAGCGGCCACCCTTGAAGGCGATAGCGCCGTCGATGTTCAGCATTGGGAGGAGGCCAATCGTCGTTTCCACCGCCTCATCACCGCGCCCTGCAACATGCCGCGCCTGATGGAGGCCATCGATGGGTTGCATGCGGCGAGCGCCCGTTTCCTGTTCTCCGCCTGGCGGGCCGGCTGGGAACGCCGCACCGATACCGATCACCGCGCAATCTTGGATGCGCTTCGTGGCGGCCGCGCCGAGGAGGCGGTGCGCATTCTCGATGGACATGTGCAATGGATTGGCCGCAAGGCGATCCGCACCTCGTCCGGCTCGGTGCGTGACGCCTTCGCCATCGTTGGATAGGGCGGAGCCGTGACCGTCCGCCTGCGGCCCCACCACCTTCTCTGTATGCTGACCTATATCGGCAAGGGCTACACATCGGGCTTCGTGGAAAATTACGACCGCGTTGCCTTCCGGCTGAATGCGGGCGAAGATATCGAGCTGGTGGAGGGGGCGGACGACGTCTGCGAAGGTCTGCTCTGCGAAAGCCACGCCCACTGTTTCAACGACGGTATTGTGCAACGGGACGAGACGGCCCGTCTGTCGGTTTCGACGCTTCTTGGCGAAACATTGATTGCCGGTAAAAGGCTGCGGGTGACGCCGGATTTTCTCGCCAAGATGCGCTTGGCTTTCGCCGCCGGAGACATCCGGCAGGCCTGTCGCGGCTGCCAGTGGATCAAGCTGTGCGACCGTATCGCGGCTTCGGGATTTGCCGGCGTGAAAATCGGCGTGCCGTCACAGGTGGTGCCGAAGGATGCAACGCGCCATCCGATGCTCAGGCCCAAATATGGGCCGTCCGGCCGGAAATTGTGATGTTCTAAATTCCGCCGGCCCTCATCCCTGTGCTTGTCACAGGGATCCAGCCGGCGCGCGTCCACGCGACGGGGAGACTCCTTTCAGCCCAAGGACTTGGGCTGGCTAGATTCCTGTGACAAGCACAGGAATGAGGGAGGGGCAGGAGGAATGAGGATGCGGGGAACAACCGCCCCGTGGCAATTACTCCGCCACAGTCGTCTCGGTCCGCTCCGCCGCCTTGACGGTCGCCGTGATCTCCTTCGGGTCGCGGCCGGACTTCTTGTCGTAGCTTACCTTCACCGAATAATCGCCGGGATGCAGGGTTTCCTGATGTTTCGTGCCGTAACGGCCGGAAATCTCCTTCTGCGTGCCCTGAAGGTCCTTGGTCGTTTCAACAATATCGATCCGTTCCGCGCCGGGGGCGGTGATGGCAAGAACGCCGGCATCGAGATTGAGGGTAATTTCCGAGCGTTGTCCGGCGGTTACCGTGAATGGCTGTTCCGCCGTCACCTTGCCGAGACGGGCGCGCATCACGAAATCGCCTGCGGGCATTTCCATCATCTTGCCGGTGCCGTAAACGCCGCTGATGGTCTGGCGCGTGCCATCCAGTGTTTCCTTGGCCGACATCGCCTCGAAACGGATGTCGTCCGTCTCGACAGCCTTGCCGCCTTGCGCATAAACCGCCTTGGCGACGACAACGCCGCTCGGAATGACCAACTCGTGGCTGATCTTTTCGCCGGCCTTGATGGCAAGCGTTTCCTGCGCCCGCGCCGGCCCTATG
This window of the Agrobacterium fabrum str. C58 genome carries:
- a CDS encoding YqgE/AlgH family protein — its product is MSFSTLMDKRERGSFDSQFLIAMPGLDDGNFARSVIYICAHSDAGAMGFIINRPQQITFTDILLHLKLVDSNDAIMLPNRTREFPIQCGGPVESGRGFVLHSDDYLSESSIPVSDDISLTATLDIVRAISNGRGPQKATMMLGYAGWGPGQLENEIANNGWLNCPAAEELIFDRGLDNKYERALALMGVDARMLSTDAGHA
- a CDS encoding CsbD family protein, encoding MGSTSDKIAGKTNEVAGKVKKNVGEATGNNELRAKGAAQETKGKVQTSVGKAKDAVKGAVDRM
- a CDS encoding zinc-binding metallopeptidase family protein, which produces MKLFSCASCGQPVHFDNRFCVACGHRLAFVPERLSMEALAPAGEPNWQIIAEPDRQVRFCANEVNDICNWSVPAESASAFCPACSHNRLVPDIATEEGIEQWRGISQAQRHLFYSILKLGLPHPNRDADPAGGLVFDFLVDEVAPDGSIIPAMTGHDEGLIAIRAAEADDATREQVRANMNEPYRTMLGHFRHEVGHFIWNKLVRDANRLEACRAVFGDEREDYAAALQRNYEGGPRPDWQENFISSYASVHPWEDFAECFAHYLHIVDTLETARAFGVAIDPDGHEEMAAEVTFDPYRARSAAQLVKAWIPLSVAINSIQRSMGEADLYPFVLTPPVVAKMEFVHDLLHGTVAADAPQMAMGQ
- a CDS encoding EAL domain-containing protein; translation: MTYNHTAPCLSKRLAAIALAVPFFLLFVLFASHSYAFEPVKISRDDTALDLTATTDIYANQGEAFQVSTAPGPDGIRRRIEVRASSEDHQGDWAVFALANVSEEQLERVIVAPHFRLVNSKLFWPDLGSQRIIAITPSEGFALDRQPSPDADVFRITLNPGSVITFVAELSTPQLPQIYLWEPEAYKDTINAFTLYRGIVLGIAGLLAVLLTILFVVKGTSVLPASAALAWAVLAYICVDFGFLEKLITVTSSDQRIWRAGAEVALASSFVVFLFTYLNLNRWHAHLGYATFAWVVGLALLFGVAIYDPSVASGIARVSFALTATAGIALIIYLGFNRYDRAILLVPSWALILVWLFGSWLTVTGQLDNDIVQPALGGGLVLIVLLIGFTVIQHAFAGSAYQQGLFSDLERQSLALTGSGDTVWDWDVTRDRIVTTPDISNRLGLEPGTMHGAARNWLPRLHPDDRDRFKATLDVLLDHRKGRLNHEFRIRAEDGHFHWLQIRARPVLGSNGEIIRCVGTITDITEQKNSVERLLQDAMNDNLTGLPNRQVFLDRLQSILNLSPDSEGVRPTVMAIDIDRYKLVNDTLGIAAGDNILIALTRRLRRLLKPQDTLARLGGDEFGLILTSERDPQRVADFADAVNKAIMVPINFANREIILTASIGLVSWIDQQESAAGLLSDAELAMYRAKRAGGNRVEPFRPAFRTSGTDRLQMESDLRRAIERKELSLAYQPIVKLDDGALAGFEALMRWEHPKRGNIPPSEFIPIAEASGLIEPLGMFALERAATDLMDWQHAIDKMPIFISVNISSAQLLNNELYNDVRGMLTRTRCNPQQLKLELTESVVMENPEQARLVLSKLKETGLSLAMDDFGTGYSSLAYLTRFPFDTIKLDKALVANTSDKRNVLLRSVIAMARALDMQVVAEGIETPEDAAELARMNCHFGQSFMFGTPVSGDAALKLLRERFQPTKRAS
- a CDS encoding GNAT family N-acetyltransferase, whose product is MLRFLSRHNDTPELRSADHLLRLPRYSDFKQWHVLRSESRQFLQPWEPTWRPDELTEGAFRMRVVRNGQEFSSGTAVSFLLFEKETLLVGGITIGYIRRGAAQSCMIGYWTGERHAARGHMSAALKLVIPYIFNGLQLHRIEAACIPENFKSIRLLENAGFQREGLLREYLKINGQWRDHMMFSLLADKQSSGGTKYDT
- a CDS encoding M16 family metallopeptidase — its product is MRVNVTRLSSGLTVVTERMPHLESVALGVWIKSGSRNETTAEHGIAHLLEHMAFKGTARRTARQIAEEIENVGGEVNAATSTETTSYYARVLKDHVPLAVDILADILTESLFDEDELEREKNVILQEIGAATDTPDDVIFDNFSGVAYRDQTIGRPILGTPDTVQSFTSGEIRHYLARNYTTDRIFVVAAGAVDHESFVKQVEERFASLPLVPAAPPVMEKAIYTGGEIRETRDLMDAQVLLGFEGKAYHARDFYCSQILANILGGGMSSRLFQEVREARGLCYSVYAFHWGFSDTGIFGVHAATGGNDLPELIPVIVDELRKSSETIHQDEINRARAQIRAQLLMGQESPAARAGQIARQMMLYGRPIPNEEMMTRLEDITRERLTDLAGRLFFDTVPTLSAIGPLEQLPPLSDITAALSAQQPARIKANG